One Triticum dicoccoides isolate Atlit2015 ecotype Zavitan chromosome 5B, WEW_v2.0, whole genome shotgun sequence genomic window carries:
- the LOC119310233 gene encoding QWRF motif-containing protein 2-like has protein sequence YLLAPSSKSTSTSTSTSTTTTSSSNSTSTSTSAATPSRRFASPLPRRSSSVDRPRPAGGNAAAGEAAGPNGATTTTTRSLSVAFQGRSYFLETSKAKPAMSPSPVRRPAAPPVASTTPERRRPAAGAVPERAKGSEGGHTHQRWPMSAHGFEGNPLTKSLDCSLDKKGAAVLAAVRSLRQSMAFDDGVRRTSFDSGDYLMSSDTESLSSGSNSESQDAGNGVAHRARPSTKGMSVPARFLHDAAGSRMQRFADPGTPYVAHNSGLALSPRSAPVKKSLLNGFVSSPLNRPVRQSSPSKLVGNSSRRMSSPSRPRNSMGTSASTWDQQGRNSSGYGRRWVGGSKVDGEHLLRILCNRHLQWRCVNAQADATLASQKMTAEKDLCDAWITTLSMRKSVALKRLQLQLFRNNWKLMTVLKGQMPYLEEWSSLEMEYADSISGIVEALTATILCLPVDGAKADIQDVKNAVGSAIDIMQTIGSSICSLLAKLSGTSILVSDLARIATQERSLMDQSRELLSTLASMHVKYCSLQGQRVQTTHRRLKPS, from the exons TACCTCCTCGCgccctcctccaagtccacctccacctccacctccacatccaccaccaccacctcctcctccaactccacctccacctccacctcggcCGCCACGCCCTCCCGCCGCTTCGCGTCGCCGCTGCCGAGGCGCTCCTCGTCCGTCGACCGGCCGCGCCCCGCGGGGGGCAATGCCGCCGCCGGCGAGGCCGCGGGGCCCAACggggccaccaccaccaccaccaggagcCTCTCCGTCGCCTTCCAGGGCCGCTCCTACTTCCTCGAGACCAGCAAGGCCAAGCCTGCCATGTCCCCGTCGCCGGTGCGGCGGCCCGCGGCGCCGCCGGTGGCTTCCACCACGCCGGAGAGGAGGCGGCCTGCTGCGGGCGCGGTGCCGGAGAGGGCCAAGGGGTCCGAAGGGGGCCATACCCACCAGAGGTGGCCAATGTCGGCACACGGGTTCGAGGGGAATCCGCTCACCAAGAGCCTCGACTGCTCTCTGGACAAGAAGGGCGCCGCTGTCCTGGCCGCTGTCAGATCGCTGCGGCAGTCCATGGCGTTCGACGACGGGGTGCGCCGCACCTCGTTTGACAGCGGGGACTACTTGATGTCATCGGACACAGAGAGCTTGTCATCAGGGAGCAATTCTGAGTCCCAGGATGCCGGAAATGGCGTTGCTCACAGAGCACGTCCATCAACAAAGGGGATGAGTGTGCCTGCACGGTTCTTGCATGATGCTGCTGGCAGCAGGATGCAGCGCTTTGCAGACCCAGGCACACCGTATGTGGCACATAATTCTGGATTGGCATTGTCACCAAGATCAGCGCCGGTGAAGAAGTCGTTGTTGAACGGGTTTGTTTCGTCTCCACTCAACAGACCAGTTAGGCAGTCTTCACCAAGTAAGCTTGTGGGCAATTCATCGAGGAGAATGTCAAGTCCATCCCGCCCAAGGAACTCCATGGGGACGAGTGCGTCAACGTGGGATCAGCAGGGAAGAAATTCGTCTGGTTACGGCAGGAGGTGGGTTGGGGGTAGTAAGGTTGATGGGGAGCACCTGTTGAGAATCTTGTGCAATCGACATTTGCAGTGGCGGTGTGTGAATGCGCAGGCTGACGCCACACTTGCTTCACAGAAGATGACTGCAGAG AAAGACCTATGTGATGCATGGATTACTACCCTAAGCATGCGTAAATCTGTTGCTCTTAAAAGGTTACAGCTACAATTATTCCGAAACAATTGGAAACTCATGACGGTTCTAAAGGGACAG ATGCCATATTTGGAGGAGTGGTCTTCACTAGAGATGGAGTATGCAGATTCAATATCTGGAATTGTGGAGGCTCTAACTGCCACCATTCTGTGCCTTCCTGTTGATGGAGCAAAG GCTGATATCCAAGACGTAAAAAATGCCGTTGGTTCTGCAATTGATATCATGCAAACAATAGGAAGTTCAATATGTTCTTTACTGGCTAAG ctatcTGGGACAAGTATTTTGGTGTCTGACCTTGCCAGAATTGCCACGCAAGAGCGTTCTCTAATGGACCAGTCCAGGGAACTGCTGTCCACACTCGCATCAATGCAC GTCAAGTACTGTAGCCTACAAGGGCAGCGAGTACAGACAACTCATAGGAGGCTCAAGCCCTCGTAG